Proteins found in one Paenibacillus borealis genomic segment:
- the hemL gene encoding glutamate-1-semialdehyde 2,1-aminomutase, which produces MGNVPLTRREEASRTAFEEAKQYIPGGVNSPVRAFKSVGLTPVYVDRGEGSRIYDIDGNSFIDYVCSWGPLIMGHAHPEVVKALQETAVKGTSFGAPTLLETEMAKTVVERVASVDIVRMVNSGTEATMSAIRLARGYTGRSKILKFEGSYHGHADSLLIKAGSGVATLGLPDSPGVPEGVAINTITVPYNDLEGVKIAFERYGNEIAAVIVEPIAGNMGVVPPLPGFLEGLRKVTTGYGALLIFDEVMTGFRVDRGCAQGLFGLDPDLTCFGKVIGGGLPVGAYGGKREIMEQIAPSGPIYQAGTLSGNPLAMAAGYSTLKLLTPEVYTRLEVLSARLEAGLKRNAQETGIPLTINRVGSMVCPFFTEGPVFNFETAKTSNLDLFKRYFGKMLDQGISVPPSQFEGMFVSAVHSEQDIDDTIEGHYNALKSL; this is translated from the coding sequence ATGGGCAATGTGCCGCTTACACGCAGGGAAGAGGCTTCCCGCACAGCTTTTGAAGAAGCGAAACAGTATATTCCGGGAGGGGTCAACAGCCCGGTCCGGGCGTTCAAATCCGTAGGATTGACCCCGGTTTATGTAGACAGAGGCGAAGGCTCACGTATCTACGATATAGACGGCAATAGCTTCATCGACTACGTCTGCTCTTGGGGACCGCTGATTATGGGCCATGCCCATCCGGAAGTGGTGAAGGCGCTGCAGGAGACTGCGGTTAAAGGGACGAGCTTCGGCGCACCCACACTGCTGGAGACCGAAATGGCCAAGACCGTCGTGGAACGTGTAGCATCGGTGGACATTGTGCGCATGGTGAATTCGGGGACGGAAGCTACGATGAGCGCCATCCGGCTGGCCCGCGGATATACCGGACGCAGCAAAATCCTCAAGTTCGAAGGCTCCTACCACGGCCACGCCGACAGCCTGCTGATCAAAGCCGGTTCCGGGGTAGCTACTTTGGGTCTGCCGGATAGCCCCGGTGTGCCGGAAGGCGTAGCCATCAACACCATTACGGTACCTTACAATGACCTAGAAGGGGTCAAAATCGCGTTCGAACGTTACGGCAATGAGATTGCCGCTGTGATTGTTGAGCCGATTGCCGGGAATATGGGCGTAGTGCCTCCGCTTCCGGGCTTCCTGGAGGGTCTGCGTAAGGTGACTACGGGGTATGGCGCGCTATTGATTTTTGATGAAGTGATGACCGGCTTCCGGGTGGACCGCGGCTGTGCGCAAGGGCTGTTCGGGCTGGACCCTGATCTGACCTGCTTTGGCAAGGTAATCGGTGGCGGTCTCCCGGTAGGTGCTTATGGCGGCAAAAGAGAGATTATGGAGCAAATCGCTCCGTCCGGTCCGATTTACCAGGCAGGTACGCTCAGCGGGAATCCGCTGGCCATGGCGGCTGGTTACAGCACGCTGAAGCTGCTGACACCTGAAGTGTATACCCGTCTGGAGGTGCTGAGTGCACGTCTGGAAGCGGGCCTTAAGCGTAACGCGCAGGAAACTGGCATCCCTCTCACGATTAACCGTGTTGGCTCTATGGTATGCCCGTTCTTCACTGAAGGGCCGGTATTCAATTTCGAGACAGCCAAGACCAGCAACCTGGATCTGTTCAAGCGCTATTTCGGCAAAATGCTCGATCAGGGCATCAGCGTTCCCCCATCCCAGTTTGAAGGCATGTTCGTATCCGCTGTGCACAGCGAGCAGGATATTGATGATACGATTGAGGGCCATTATAATGCCCTGAAGTCGTTATGA
- the hemB gene encoding porphobilinogen synthase, with translation MSFPITRHRRLRGTAGIRGMVRETVLNVLDFIQPIFVTYGTGVKNEIGSMPGVYHFSLDTLKAEVDEIASLGIPAVLLFGIPETKDAIGSSGFAEDGIVQEATRLIKQWYPGLLVVADTCLCEFTNHGHCGMVHTHTVDGVVHGDVINDASLELLTRTAVSQARAGADIIAPSNMMDGFVQAIRSGLDENGFEHVPIMSYSVKYASAFYGPFREAADSAPQFGNRKTYQMDPANLREAIREADSDVLEGADMLMVKPALAYLDVIRTIRDQFDLPLVAYNVSGEYSMVKAAAQQGWIDEQAVVLEMLTGMKRAGADIIITYFAKDAARWLRG, from the coding sequence ATGAGCTTTCCAATTACTAGACACCGCCGCTTGCGCGGTACAGCCGGAATCCGCGGAATGGTGCGGGAGACCGTCCTGAACGTGCTGGACTTTATCCAGCCGATATTTGTAACCTACGGAACCGGCGTGAAGAATGAGATTGGCTCCATGCCCGGCGTGTATCACTTCTCGCTGGATACCCTGAAGGCGGAAGTGGATGAGATTGCCTCCCTGGGAATTCCGGCCGTATTGCTGTTCGGCATTCCCGAAACGAAGGACGCCATCGGCTCCTCCGGATTCGCTGAGGACGGCATTGTGCAGGAGGCTACCCGGCTGATTAAGCAGTGGTATCCCGGGCTGCTGGTTGTCGCCGACACCTGTCTGTGTGAATTCACCAACCACGGCCATTGCGGTATGGTACATACCCATACAGTTGACGGCGTAGTACATGGCGATGTGATCAACGATGCTTCACTGGAGCTGCTGACCCGCACGGCGGTATCCCAGGCCCGGGCCGGTGCGGATATTATCGCGCCTTCCAATATGATGGACGGGTTCGTGCAGGCAATCCGCAGCGGCCTTGACGAGAATGGTTTCGAGCATGTGCCGATTATGTCCTATTCGGTAAAATACGCATCCGCCTTCTACGGCCCCTTCCGTGAAGCAGCGGATTCTGCACCGCAATTCGGTAACCGCAAGACGTACCAGATGGACCCGGCCAATCTGCGGGAAGCGATCCGTGAGGCTGATTCAGATGTGCTGGAAGGCGCTGATATGCTGATGGTTAAGCCCGCGCTGGCTTATCTGGATGTCATCCGGACGATCCGCGACCAGTTCGATCTGCCGCTGGTGGCTTACAACGTGAGCGGTGAATATTCAATGGTAAAAGCGGCCGCACAGCAGGGCTGGATCGATGAGCAGGCAGTTGTCCTGGAAATGCTGACCGGCATGAAGCGCGCCGGAGCAGATATTATTATTACGTATTTCGCCAAGGATGCAGCCCGCTGGCTGCGCGGCTAG
- the cobA gene encoding uroporphyrinogen-III C-methyltransferase, with the protein MAGKVYLVGAGPGDAKLITVKGLECIQKADVLVYDRLASPRLLKWMKPGGEKIYVGKLPDRHTMKQEDINQLLVDLALEGKTVVRLKGGDPVIFGRVGEEAELLRRHGIYYEIVPGITSAISVPAYAGIPVTYREAASSLSIITGHESPDKLDHSIHWDKVTNATGTLVFLMGVAKIGYISAQLMKYGRPPETPVALVRWGTRADQETLTGTLADIEAKVKAADFQPPAVIVVGDVVLQREHLMWVEAMPLFGKRIVVTRARSQASELVDRIEELGGEPYEFPVIETVMQRDADKQAEIASALGRLPEYDWVFFTSPNGVDFFMRHLAQLKTDLRGLHRARICAVGPGTAAALAGRGLIAEVLPGRFQAEGLIEAFGDQLQPGQKVLLPRGDLAREWLPGKLKELELEVTEVDTYETVVTGEDDIELVKLLEEKRIHAVTFTSSSTVRNFISILKRMGLEDPLTLLAGVKIACIGPVTEQTAVEAGLTPGLLPDEATIEGLVQELCRWNETTRLR; encoded by the coding sequence ATGGCGGGGAAAGTTTATCTTGTAGGTGCAGGTCCCGGGGATGCGAAGCTGATTACGGTTAAAGGTCTGGAGTGTATCCAGAAGGCAGATGTGCTGGTCTATGACCGGCTGGCGAGTCCAAGGCTGTTGAAGTGGATGAAGCCGGGCGGGGAGAAAATATACGTAGGCAAGCTGCCGGACCGCCATACGATGAAGCAGGAGGACATTAATCAGCTGCTTGTCGATCTCGCTCTGGAGGGCAAAACGGTAGTGCGTCTGAAGGGCGGAGATCCGGTGATTTTTGGCCGGGTGGGTGAAGAAGCGGAGCTGCTGCGGCGCCATGGCATCTACTATGAGATTGTGCCGGGCATTACCTCGGCTATCAGCGTCCCGGCGTACGCCGGTATTCCGGTAACCTACCGGGAGGCTGCGTCTTCCCTGTCGATCATTACCGGACATGAGAGCCCGGATAAGCTGGATCATTCCATTCATTGGGATAAGGTGACGAATGCCACCGGAACCCTGGTGTTCCTGATGGGCGTCGCCAAAATCGGATATATCAGCGCCCAGCTGATGAAGTACGGGCGTCCGCCGGAAACGCCGGTGGCGCTGGTGCGCTGGGGGACACGTGCCGATCAGGAGACACTGACCGGCACGCTTGCCGACATTGAGGCGAAGGTCAAGGCGGCGGATTTCCAGCCGCCGGCCGTTATCGTTGTCGGCGATGTAGTGCTCCAGCGGGAGCACCTCATGTGGGTTGAGGCGATGCCGCTGTTCGGCAAGCGGATTGTGGTGACGCGGGCCCGCAGCCAGGCGAGCGAACTGGTAGACCGGATCGAGGAGCTTGGCGGCGAACCGTATGAGTTCCCCGTCATTGAGACAGTTATGCAGCGTGATGCGGACAAGCAGGCAGAGATTGCTTCAGCGCTTGGCCGGCTTCCAGAGTACGACTGGGTGTTCTTCACCAGTCCGAACGGCGTGGACTTCTTCATGCGCCATCTGGCGCAGTTGAAGACGGATCTTCGCGGTCTGCACCGCGCGCGGATATGTGCGGTGGGACCGGGTACGGCTGCGGCGCTTGCCGGGCGCGGGCTGATTGCCGAAGTGCTGCCTGGACGGTTCCAGGCAGAAGGGCTGATTGAAGCCTTCGGCGATCAGCTGCAGCCGGGGCAGAAGGTGCTGCTGCCGCGCGGCGATCTGGCGCGCGAGTGGCTGCCCGGCAAGCTGAAGGAGCTGGAGCTGGAAGTGACTGAAGTGGATACGTATGAGACTGTGGTTACTGGTGAAGATGATATTGAACTGGTGAAGCTGCTCGAAGAGAAACGGATTCATGCGGTCACCTTCACCAGCTCTTCTACGGTGCGCAACTTCATCTCTATCCTGAAACGGATGGGCCTGGAAGATCCGCTGACGCTGCTGGCGGGGGTCAAAATCGCCTGCATAGGTCCGGTAACCGAACAGACTGCTGTGGAGGCCGGGTTGACTCCGGGATTGCTCCCGGACGAAGCGACGATCGAAGGGCTAGTGCAGGAGCTCTGCCGCTGGAATGAAACAACTAGGCTCAGATAA
- the hemC gene encoding hydroxymethylbilane synthase yields MRKIIVGSRQSALALTQTGHVIADLERLSGEHGFDFTFEVHKIVTKGDRILDVTLSKVGGKGLFVKEIEQAMLAKEIDMAVHSMKDMPSELPEGLINGAVPKRVDPRDCLISSSGAGLEDLPQGARVGTSSLRRSSQLAALRPDLVIEPVRGNIDSRLRKLENGEYDAILLAAAGLSRMGWQDRVTAYLPPEICLPAVGQGALGIECREDDEELRKLLALYNDERTALTVTAERTFLGALNGGCQVPIGAYAVLETEQAGTTGTTGTIHSGGTSGEGGPSITLTGMVGTPDGSVILKETCTGKDPVQLGAEVARKLIARGAEKILADVKGQDVQG; encoded by the coding sequence ATGCGGAAGATTATTGTGGGCAGCAGACAGAGTGCGCTGGCGCTGACGCAGACAGGACATGTGATTGCCGATCTGGAGCGGCTTAGCGGGGAGCATGGCTTTGATTTTACTTTTGAGGTGCATAAGATTGTTACCAAAGGCGACCGGATTCTTGATGTTACCCTGTCCAAGGTGGGCGGTAAGGGTCTTTTTGTGAAGGAAATTGAGCAGGCCATGCTGGCCAAAGAAATCGATATGGCAGTACATAGTATGAAGGATATGCCTTCCGAATTGCCGGAAGGCTTGATTAACGGTGCAGTGCCGAAGCGTGTCGATCCACGTGACTGCCTGATCTCAAGCAGCGGAGCTGGCCTTGAGGATCTGCCGCAGGGCGCGCGCGTAGGCACAAGCAGCCTGCGGCGCTCCAGCCAGCTGGCCGCGCTCCGGCCAGATCTGGTAATTGAGCCGGTACGCGGCAATATTGACTCGCGGCTGCGGAAGCTGGAGAACGGCGAATACGACGCGATCCTGCTGGCAGCGGCGGGCTTGTCGCGGATGGGCTGGCAGGACAGAGTAACGGCCTATCTGCCGCCGGAAATCTGCCTGCCCGCTGTGGGCCAGGGAGCTCTCGGCATCGAATGCCGTGAGGACGATGAGGAACTGCGCAAGCTGCTCGCGCTCTACAATGATGAGCGCACCGCTCTTACGGTGACGGCGGAGCGCACATTCCTCGGCGCCCTGAACGGCGGCTGTCAGGTGCCGATCGGCGCCTACGCTGTGCTGGAGACGGAGCAGGCCGGGACAACGGGAACAACCGGGACTATTCATTCCGGCGGGACTTCTGGAGAAGGCGGCCCGTCAATCACTTTAACCGGAATGGTGGGAACACCGGACGGATCGGTAATCCTTAAAGAAACCTGTACCGGGAAGGATCCGGTGCAGCTCGGTGCGGAGGTTGCACGCAAGCTGATTGCCAGGGGCGCAGAGAAGATTTTGGCGGATGTAAAGGGACAGGATGTTCAGGGATAA
- a CDS encoding precorrin-2 dehydrogenase/sirohydrochlorin ferrochelatase family protein translates to MSKYLPIMLDVQGRRVVIIGGGAVAERKAAPLLEAGAELVIVSPALSGTLSAVAAEGRLKWISRIYAPGDLQGAILVYAASSDRAVNEAVAGEARMLGLPVNVASHAEAGSFITPGILRRGRLTVAVSTSGAGPSAAAEITSQIAGLLGGEYEPYLDFLHELRTEIKRLEPSPEVRARLLRKLGKLDVLNEMRQGTFIPWTSEVIESWIACNRGE, encoded by the coding sequence ATGAGCAAATATTTGCCCATTATGCTGGATGTTCAGGGCAGGCGGGTGGTAATAATCGGCGGCGGAGCTGTGGCTGAACGTAAAGCGGCTCCGCTGCTGGAGGCAGGAGCGGAGCTTGTGATTGTCAGTCCTGCGCTTAGCGGGACGCTGTCCGCAGTGGCTGCGGAGGGGCGGCTGAAATGGATCAGCCGCATCTATGCTCCCGGTGATCTTCAGGGAGCTATCCTGGTCTATGCCGCCAGCAGCGACAGGGCGGTGAATGAAGCTGTTGCCGGGGAGGCACGGATGCTGGGCCTGCCGGTTAATGTAGCCAGCCATGCAGAGGCGGGCAGCTTCATCACGCCCGGCATCCTCCGGCGGGGGCGCTTGACGGTTGCGGTCTCGACCTCTGGGGCGGGGCCGTCCGCTGCCGCGGAGATTACGTCGCAGATCGCCGGGCTGCTGGGCGGGGAATACGAGCCTTATTTGGATTTCCTGCATGAGCTGCGCACCGAAATCAAGCGGCTGGAGCCATCACCTGAGGTTCGCGCACGGCTGCTGCGGAAGCTGGGGAAGCTGGATGTGTTGAATGAGATGAGACAGGGCACCTTTATACCATGGACATCAGAGGTTATCGAATCCTGGATTGCGTGTAACCGGGGGGAGTAG
- the ccsA gene encoding cytochrome c biogenesis protein CcsA: protein MQLLNGIYDAALLLYALSLLFVFSDCLRRNPGGKRLGTGLLAVVGLLQLAGLAIRFSQEGGLPIFTPYDFLFWFSFSMVVISLAVAYTRGGEFTILLLSMAGFSVFLLNRVWLTAEDHTLQSWSAVHGWLAMHVILANLSFAALTLGTVFAIMYLFLHTKLKNKKWDDRVRRLPSLETMDKYSYTAILAGVPLLLASLILAGLSIIAEGRTPLFQDLKVLTTLIGLGVYILYIVLKVSGRRSGTAMARWAITGYGFIILNFLLNSWSEFHGWGGE from the coding sequence ATGCAACTGCTGAACGGAATATATGATGCCGCTCTGCTGCTATATGCCCTGAGCCTGCTGTTTGTTTTCTCGGATTGCCTTCGGCGTAATCCGGGCGGGAAGCGGCTGGGCACAGGGCTTCTTGCTGTTGTGGGCCTGCTTCAGCTTGCAGGGCTGGCGATCCGCTTCTCCCAGGAGGGCGGGCTGCCGATCTTCACGCCGTATGACTTTCTGTTCTGGTTCTCCTTCAGCATGGTGGTGATCTCGCTTGCGGTAGCTTACACGCGCGGCGGCGAGTTTACGATTCTGCTGCTCAGCATGGCAGGGTTCAGCGTGTTTCTGCTGAACCGGGTATGGCTGACCGCAGAGGACCATACGCTGCAGAGCTGGAGTGCAGTGCACGGCTGGCTGGCGATGCATGTGATTTTGGCTAATTTGAGCTTTGCCGCACTGACACTGGGGACCGTATTTGCGATAATGTATTTGTTTCTGCATACGAAGCTTAAGAACAAGAAATGGGATGACCGTGTCCGCAGGCTGCCAAGCCTGGAGACGATGGACAAATATTCATATACCGCCATCCTTGCCGGTGTGCCGCTGCTGCTGGCCTCGCTGATTCTGGCTGGCTTGTCGATTATCGCGGAAGGGCGGACGCCGCTGTTTCAGGATCTGAAGGTGCTGACTACGCTTATCGGCCTCGGAGTCTACATACTCTATATAGTACTGAAGGTTTCCGGCCGCAGAAGCGGCACTGCGATGGCACGCTGGGCCATCACCGGCTATGGTTTTATCATTCTTAATTTCCTGCTCAATTCTTGGTCTGAGTTCCATGGCTGGGGCGGGGAGTGA
- the hemA gene encoding glutamyl-tRNA reductase, producing MHIVVVGLNYRTAPVEVREQFAFAEKDLPAALHQLMQTKSVLEGVVVATCNRTEIYVVVDRLHMCGYFIRSYMEQWFGVKSDVFAQHMYIYEDEQAIAHLLRVTCGLDSMVIGETQILGQVRSAFLTAQAEGVTGTWFNRLFKQAVTLGKRAHSETSIGESAVSVSYAAVELGKRIFGMFTGKRVLILGAGKMSELTVKHLYSSGAAEVIVANRTLARAVELAEKFSGKPSTIEEALKRLDEVDIVISSTGADGYVLTAAQVAEGMKRRPSRPLFMIDIAVPRDIDPAAASVPDVFLYDIDDLEGIVESNLEMRRSEAAKIEVMISEEMDEFQLWLKTLGVRPVIRALQDKSNGIYEETMDSLFNKLPELDDHQRKVIRRLTKSIVNQMMHDPINVIKELSGGKQGNEALEYFTQIFALQEQLDPGPGGDGAAPAKETPAEISSGGKFAVPGTVFAPAGLLGG from the coding sequence ATGCATATTGTCGTCGTTGGCCTGAATTACCGTACGGCTCCCGTAGAGGTGAGAGAACAGTTCGCTTTTGCCGAGAAGGATCTGCCTGCTGCGCTTCATCAGCTGATGCAGACGAAGAGCGTTCTGGAAGGGGTCGTAGTCGCCACCTGTAACCGGACGGAAATTTATGTGGTCGTGGACCGCCTTCATATGTGCGGATATTTCATCCGCAGCTACATGGAGCAGTGGTTCGGTGTAAAAAGTGATGTATTTGCGCAGCATATGTATATATATGAAGACGAGCAGGCGATTGCCCACCTGCTGCGTGTAACCTGCGGCCTGGATTCCATGGTGATCGGCGAGACGCAGATCCTGGGACAGGTGCGCAGTGCTTTTTTGACTGCCCAGGCGGAGGGTGTAACCGGAACGTGGTTCAACCGGCTGTTCAAGCAGGCGGTGACGCTCGGCAAACGTGCGCATAGCGAGACTTCCATCGGCGAAAGTGCGGTTTCGGTCAGTTATGCAGCGGTGGAGCTGGGCAAACGGATCTTCGGGATGTTTACCGGTAAAAGAGTGCTCATTCTCGGTGCCGGCAAAATGAGCGAGCTGACGGTGAAGCATCTGTACAGCAGCGGCGCGGCTGAGGTTATTGTCGCCAACCGGACGTTGGCCCGGGCGGTGGAGCTGGCCGAGAAGTTCTCGGGCAAGCCGAGTACAATTGAGGAAGCGCTGAAGCGTCTGGATGAAGTGGATATTGTGATCAGCTCTACGGGAGCGGACGGTTATGTGCTGACGGCTGCCCAAGTGGCTGAAGGGATGAAGCGCCGGCCGTCACGGCCGCTGTTCATGATCGACATTGCCGTGCCCCGCGATATTGACCCTGCTGCGGCAAGTGTGCCGGATGTCTTCCTCTATGATATAGATGATCTGGAAGGCATTGTGGAGAGCAATCTGGAAATGCGCCGCAGTGAGGCGGCCAAGATAGAAGTGATGATCAGCGAGGAAATGGATGAATTCCAGCTGTGGCTGAAGACGCTCGGTGTCAGACCGGTGATCCGTGCGCTGCAGGACAAGTCAAACGGGATTTATGAAGAAACGATGGACAGTCTGTTCAACAAGCTGCCTGAACTGGATGATCATCAGCGCAAGGTCATCCGCCGCTTGACCAAAAGTATTGTAAACCAGATGATGCATGATCCGATTAATGTCATCAAGGAGTTGTCCGGCGGGAAGCAGGGGAATGAAGCTCTGGAGTATTTCACCCAGATTTTTGCACTGCAGGAGCAGCTGGATCCGGGTCCGGGAGGCGATGGTGCTGCACCGGCTAAGGAGACGCCTGCTGAAATATCCTCCGGCGGAAAGTTCGCGGTGCCGGGGACGGTGTTTGCCCCGGCCGGCCTGCTGGGCGGGTGA
- a CDS encoding phosphoribosyltransferase: MSASYARLSESISQAKNVRIYKNKDIAYDFKLYPFGERGTYIAPELISEITDSLAEAITEQFPDFDYIVSPEPGGHTWGMLAAYKLMKPMNILRLSTELYENYEVSIKRETAYNENYIYFDGFTSGDRVLLLDDVISSGATIRCIADQMSVMGIELVGVQAILAKGEHYKQLETDIGVPVRFLSKV, translated from the coding sequence ATGAGTGCATCCTACGCACGGTTAAGTGAATCGATCAGCCAAGCCAAGAATGTGAGGATTTACAAAAATAAAGACATCGCCTATGACTTCAAGCTGTACCCTTTCGGAGAACGCGGAACTTACATTGCCCCTGAGCTGATCAGTGAAATTACCGATAGTCTGGCTGAAGCGATCACGGAACAATTCCCGGATTTCGACTACATTGTTTCGCCTGAACCCGGCGGACATACCTGGGGCATGCTGGCGGCCTACAAACTGATGAAGCCGATGAACATTCTGCGGCTCAGTACAGAGCTGTATGAGAATTATGAGGTCAGCATCAAGCGCGAGACGGCGTATAACGAGAATTATATATATTTTGACGGTTTCACTTCCGGTGACCGGGTGCTGCTGCTGGATGATGTAATTAGTTCAGGCGCTACCATCCGCTGCATCGCGGACCAAATGTCCGTTATGGGTATTGAGCTTGTCGGGGTGCAGGCGATTCTGGCCAAAGGGGAACACTACAAGCAGCTGGAAACGGACATCGGGGTGCCGGTACGGTTTCTATCCAAGGTATGA
- a CDS encoding IMP dehydrogenase, producing MAYYYEQPSRTFSEFLLVPSLTTKECIPGNVDLRTPVTKFRKGETPALTMNLPVTSAVMQAVSDHNMAIALAKSGGISFIYGSQSIEQQVEMVRRVKKFKAGFVLSDSNLRPEDTLQDVLALKARSGHSTIAITDNGEPTGKLMGIVTSRDYRENRLPPDCPITEFMTPLSSLIYAEEGITLTEANDMIWDHKLNCLPIVNASGHLVHLVFRKDYDSHQEYPLELHDDNKQLIVGAGINSRDYKERVPALVEAGADVLCIDSSDGYSEWQAETIHYIKDTFGDNVKVGAGNVVDKEGFLYLVEAGADFIKVGIGGGSICITREQKGIGRGQASSVIEVAAARQEYYEQTGIYVPICSDGGIVHDYHIVLALAMGADFVMLGRYFARFDESPGRKLLVGGNFVKEYWGEGSSRARNWQRYDFGNADKESKLEFEEGVDSFIPYAGRLKDNLDLSISKIKSTMCNCGSLTIPDLQQKAKITLVSSTTIFEGGAHDVMLKEKDRSS from the coding sequence ATGGCTTATTATTATGAGCAGCCTTCAAGAACCTTCAGTGAGTTCCTGCTGGTGCCCAGTCTGACAACCAAAGAATGCATACCGGGAAATGTCGATCTCCGGACGCCTGTAACCAAGTTCCGCAAGGGCGAAACGCCTGCGCTGACCATGAATCTGCCCGTTACGTCAGCCGTAATGCAGGCCGTATCCGATCATAACATGGCGATTGCCCTGGCCAAAAGCGGCGGTATCTCCTTCATCTATGGTTCCCAGTCTATTGAACAGCAGGTCGAGATGGTCCGCCGGGTCAAGAAGTTCAAAGCAGGCTTCGTCCTCAGCGATTCCAATCTGCGGCCGGAGGATACCCTTCAGGATGTATTAGCGCTAAAAGCACGCAGCGGTCACTCAACCATAGCCATTACGGATAACGGGGAACCGACCGGCAAGCTGATGGGCATCGTCACCAGCCGCGACTACCGGGAGAACCGGCTACCGCCGGATTGCCCGATTACGGAATTCATGACGCCGTTATCTTCATTAATCTATGCTGAAGAAGGCATCACACTAACCGAAGCCAATGATATGATCTGGGACCATAAGCTGAATTGCCTGCCGATTGTTAATGCCAGCGGCCATCTTGTCCATCTTGTGTTCCGCAAGGATTACGACAGCCATCAGGAGTATCCGCTGGAGCTGCATGATGACAACAAACAGCTCATTGTCGGCGCGGGCATCAACTCCCGGGATTACAAGGAGCGCGTACCGGCGCTGGTGGAAGCAGGCGCAGATGTCCTGTGCATTGATTCCTCTGACGGTTATTCCGAATGGCAGGCCGAAACCATCCATTATATTAAGGATACTTTCGGGGACAATGTGAAGGTTGGCGCAGGCAATGTGGTCGACAAGGAAGGTTTCCTGTACCTCGTGGAAGCCGGGGCGGATTTCATCAAAGTCGGCATCGGCGGCGGCTCCATCTGCATTACCCGGGAGCAGAAAGGCATCGGCCGCGGCCAGGCCTCTTCCGTTATCGAAGTAGCGGCTGCCCGCCAGGAATATTATGAGCAGACCGGCATCTATGTTCCAATCTGTTCGGACGGCGGGATTGTCCATGATTACCACATTGTGCTGGCCTTGGCAATGGGCGCTGACTTCGTAATGCTGGGCCGCTATTTTGCCAGATTCGATGAAAGCCCCGGACGCAAGCTGCTGGTCGGCGGGAACTTCGTGAAGGAATACTGGGGTGAAGGCTCGAGCCGTGCCCGCAACTGGCAGCGTTATGACTTCGGCAATGCCGACAAGGAGAGCAAGCTGGAGTTCGAGGAAGGCGTGGATTCCTTCATTCCCTATGCCGGCCGGCTCAAGGACAATCTGGATCTCAGCATCAGCAAAATCAAATCAACCATGTGCAACTGCGGCTCGCTGACCATCCCTGACCTGCAGCAGAAAGCAAAGATTACACTGGTTTCCTCCACAACCATCTTTGAAGGAGGCGCACATGATGTTATGCTGAAGGAAAAGGACAGATCATCCTGA
- the hpt gene encoding hypoxanthine phosphoribosyltransferase, with protein sequence MMTQITKILVSKDQLQQRVRELGAEISRDYEGRELVLIGILKGGAVFMSDLMREITVPVGIDYMSVSSYGASSTSSGVITIKKDIDTDIRGKHVLLVEDLIDTGLTLQHLRQLFALREAASVRICTILSKPSRRLVDVPIEYSGIDIPDEFVVGYGLDYAEQFRNLPEVWIVETGD encoded by the coding sequence ATCATGACACAAATCACCAAGATTCTGGTAAGCAAGGACCAGCTGCAGCAAAGAGTCAGAGAACTGGGCGCTGAAATATCGCGTGACTATGAAGGCCGGGAGCTGGTGCTTATCGGCATTCTCAAGGGCGGCGCCGTATTCATGTCCGACCTGATGCGCGAGATCACCGTCCCCGTCGGCATCGATTATATGTCGGTATCCAGCTACGGGGCAAGCTCCACTTCCTCGGGAGTGATCACGATCAAGAAGGATATCGATACCGATATCCGCGGCAAGCATGTACTGCTCGTCGAAGATCTGATCGACACCGGCCTGACTCTGCAGCATCTGAGGCAGCTGTTCGCCCTGCGCGAAGCGGCAAGCGTCCGCATCTGTACCATCCTCAGCAAACCTTCACGCCGCCTGGTCGATGTCCCCATTGAATACAGCGGCATCGACATCCCAGACGAATTCGTCGTCGGCTATGGTCTGGATTACGCCGAGCAGTTCCGCAATCTGCCTGAGGTGTGGATCGTGGAGACGGGCGATTAA
- a CDS encoding DUF2188 domain-containing protein, with the protein MEDERKHNIHITPGEDGGWDIQGSGGRKLSHHRTKEEAGHAGRAEAKKAHTELKIHNKDGRISESVSYGNDPFPPKG; encoded by the coding sequence ATGGAAGATGAGCGCAAACATAACATCCACATCACTCCGGGGGAAGACGGAGGCTGGGATATTCAGGGGAGCGGAGGCAGGAAGCTCAGCCATCACCGCACCAAGGAGGAAGCTGGACACGCCGGTAGAGCAGAGGCGAAGAAGGCTCATACCGAGCTGAAGATTCACAACAAGGATGGCAGAATCTCCGAATCGGTCAGCTATGGCAATGATCCTTTCCCTCCAAAGGGCTGA